A region from the Prevotella melaninogenica genome encodes:
- a CDS encoding ROK family protein gives MDILEQKPVVAGLDKPFVIGLDLGGTNAVFGVVDQRGQVLATNSIKTQAYKTVDDFVEAGVEAIRPLVVKYGGISQFRAMGIGAPNGNFYRGTIEFAPNLSWGHDGVVPLGDMFSKKLGIPVGLTNDANAAAIGEMQYGVARGLKDFIMITLGTGVGSGIVINGQMVYGSDGFAGELGHVVMVRDGKGRTCGCGRRGCLETYCSATGVARTAREFLKESKEESLLREIKSENITSLDVSIAAGRGDALAKRVYEFTGKMLGEACADFATFSSPEAFIFFGGLTKAGDLLMEPIIRSYKEHALEIFKDKPKFLISSLDDAAAAVLGASAIGWEL, from the coding sequence ATGGATATATTAGAGCAGAAGCCAGTTGTTGCTGGATTGGATAAGCCTTTTGTTATTGGCTTGGACTTAGGTGGAACAAATGCTGTGTTTGGAGTAGTTGATCAACGTGGTCAGGTACTTGCGACAAACTCTATAAAGACACAGGCTTATAAGACTGTTGACGATTTTGTAGAGGCAGGTGTAGAGGCAATAAGACCTCTCGTTGTAAAATACGGTGGAATTAGCCAGTTCCGTGCTATGGGTATTGGTGCACCAAATGGTAATTTCTATCGTGGAACGATAGAGTTTGCACCGAACCTTTCGTGGGGTCACGATGGTGTAGTGCCATTGGGAGACATGTTTTCAAAGAAGTTAGGTATTCCTGTTGGACTTACCAATGATGCAAATGCGGCAGCCATTGGCGAGATGCAGTATGGTGTAGCGCGTGGTTTGAAGGACTTTATCATGATTACCCTCGGTACGGGCGTAGGATCTGGTATTGTGATCAACGGTCAGATGGTATATGGCTCTGATGGCTTTGCTGGTGAGTTGGGTCATGTCGTAATGGTACGTGATGGAAAGGGTCGCACTTGTGGTTGTGGCCGTAGAGGTTGCTTGGAGACTTATTGCTCTGCTACTGGTGTTGCACGCACTGCTCGTGAGTTTTTGAAGGAAAGCAAGGAAGAATCTTTGTTGCGTGAGATTAAGTCAGAAAATATAACATCTTTGGATGTTTCTATCGCGGCTGGTCGTGGTGATGCACTTGCTAAGCGTGTTTACGAGTTCACTGGTAAGATGCTGGGTGAAGCTTGTGCAGATTTCGCAACTTTCTCTTCTCCAGAGGCGTTTATCTTCTTCGGCGGTCTGACTAAAGCTGGCGACTTATTGATGGAACCTATCATACGTTCTTACAAAGAGCATGCATTAGAAATCTTCAAAGATAAGCCTAAGTTCTTGATCAGCTCACTTGACGACGCTGCAGCTGCTGTTCTTGGTGCTTCAGCTATCGGTTGGGAATTGTAA
- a CDS encoding L-threonylcarbamoyladenylate synthase, which produces MKQEDDIKKAIEVMRQGGVILYPTDTVWGIGCDATNAEAVAKVYALKRRDDSKALICLVDSDNRLQRYVRNVPDVAWQLIEAVEKPTTLILDGAVNLAPNLIAEDGSIGIRVTKEAFSRELCYRFQKAIVSTSANVSGEPAAQNYCDISQEILDGVDYVCQSRRQEHKPHTPSSIIKLATDGEVTIIRK; this is translated from the coding sequence ATGAAACAGGAAGACGATATCAAGAAAGCCATCGAGGTGATGAGACAAGGTGGTGTTATCCTTTACCCAACCGATACTGTTTGGGGTATAGGTTGTGATGCTACCAATGCGGAGGCAGTGGCAAAGGTTTATGCTTTGAAACGTAGAGACGATTCAAAGGCACTTATCTGCTTGGTCGATTCTGATAATCGCCTTCAACGTTATGTGCGTAACGTGCCTGATGTTGCTTGGCAGCTGATAGAGGCTGTTGAGAAACCTACAACGTTGATTCTTGATGGTGCTGTAAATCTTGCACCAAATCTGATAGCTGAGGATGGCTCTATTGGTATTCGTGTTACGAAGGAGGCATTTTCTCGCGAGTTATGCTATCGATTCCAGAAAGCAATTGTCAGTACATCGGCAAATGTTAGTGGTGAACCTGCTGCACAAAATTACTGTGACATCTCACAAGAGATTCTTGATGGCGTTGATTATGTCTGTCAGTCAAGACGTCAGGAGCACAAACCACACACACCATCCAGTATTATCAAGTTGGCTACTGATGGCGAAGTAACAATCATAAGAAAATAG
- a CDS encoding chloride channel protein, whose amino-acid sequence MKVSDSLGLISRLDNWRKNHVSNRELVLVLAFAIGFLASLAAYILHVIIKVIEELVTSGFHVTTINWLYLIYPVVGIWLTSLFVKYVVRDNISHGITRVLYAISTNQSRLKAHNTWSSIVASAITIGFGGSVGAEAPIVLTGSAIGSNLGRIFKLDNRTLMLLVGCGATAAVSGIFKAPIAGLVFTLEVLMVDLTMASLLPILIASVTATCFSYFFTGGSAMYHFQMDYLWGLDRVPPTILLGIACGFVSLYFMRLMSWCENGYGKLSSRPYMKLLVGGLVLSPLIFLFPSLYGEGYNSLRLFIEGKTEADWMQVMSGSMFAGETKFLLLYVGFVTMTKVFATSATNGAGGCGGTFAPSLFIGGFAGFFFSRFWNMQQLGVYIPEKNFTLYGMAAVMSAVMHAPLTGIFLIAELTGGYQLFIPLIIVTVCSYLTINIFEHHSIYAVRLAKQGKLLTHHTDKSILTLMSMDKIIDHEFTSVDPDMEMGKLVHAISASRNDYIPVLNESGKLLGEIDINKLRHIIFRTELYHRFHVSQLMTPPAATLGVNDPMEDVMKTFERTGAQYLPVVNIEGQLVGYISRAHLYSMYRQFVADFSAE is encoded by the coding sequence ATGAAAGTATCAGATAGTCTGGGACTTATATCTCGGCTTGATAATTGGCGAAAGAATCATGTTTCTAATCGCGAACTGGTCTTAGTATTAGCGTTTGCGATTGGCTTTCTTGCTTCTTTGGCTGCCTATATTCTTCATGTAATTATCAAGGTGATAGAGGAGTTGGTGACCTCTGGGTTTCATGTTACAACCATAAACTGGCTCTATCTTATCTATCCTGTCGTGGGTATTTGGCTAACGAGTTTGTTTGTTAAATATGTTGTACGTGATAATATCTCACATGGTATAACACGTGTCCTCTATGCTATTTCTACGAACCAATCTCGCTTGAAAGCTCATAACACCTGGTCGTCTATCGTTGCTTCTGCCATAACGATTGGCTTTGGTGGTTCGGTAGGAGCAGAGGCACCTATCGTTTTGACAGGTTCGGCAATAGGAAGTAATTTAGGGCGTATATTTAAGTTAGACAATCGCACGCTAATGCTCCTCGTCGGTTGTGGTGCAACGGCAGCTGTATCAGGTATCTTCAAAGCTCCAATAGCTGGTTTGGTCTTCACACTTGAGGTGTTGATGGTAGATTTAACGATGGCTTCTCTTTTGCCTATCTTGATAGCCTCGGTAACAGCAACGTGTTTCTCCTATTTCTTCACAGGAGGTTCGGCAATGTATCATTTTCAGATGGACTACCTCTGGGGACTTGACCGTGTTCCACCAACAATCCTTTTGGGTATTGCTTGCGGATTTGTTTCTCTTTATTTCATGCGATTGATGTCGTGGTGTGAGAATGGTTACGGGAAACTCTCTTCACGACCTTATATGAAACTTCTTGTGGGTGGTTTAGTACTTTCTCCGCTTATCTTTCTCTTTCCTTCTCTCTATGGTGAAGGCTATAATAGTCTGAGATTGTTTATTGAAGGTAAGACAGAAGCTGACTGGATGCAGGTGATGAGCGGTTCAATGTTTGCTGGAGAGACGAAATTCCTTCTGCTGTATGTGGGCTTTGTTACGATGACGAAGGTCTTTGCAACCAGTGCAACGAATGGGGCAGGTGGTTGTGGTGGAACCTTTGCTCCTTCTTTGTTTATTGGTGGCTTTGCTGGTTTCTTCTTTTCCCGATTTTGGAATATGCAGCAGCTTGGTGTATATATTCCTGAGAAGAATTTTACCCTTTATGGTATGGCAGCCGTTATGTCAGCAGTCATGCATGCGCCATTAACAGGTATTTTCCTTATTGCAGAGTTGACAGGTGGCTATCAACTTTTCATTCCGTTAATTATTGTGACGGTTTGTTCTTATCTTACCATTAATATTTTCGAACATCATAGTATTTATGCTGTTCGTTTGGCGAAGCAGGGAAAACTTCTTACGCACCATACAGACAAGTCTATCCTCACTTTGATGAGTATGGATAAGATTATCGACCATGAATTTACATCGGTTGATCCTGATATGGAAATGGGAAAACTTGTTCACGCAATTAGTGCAAGTCGTAATGACTATATTCCTGTACTCAACGAGTCTGGTAAACTCTTGGGTGAGATAGATATTAATAAACTTCGTCATATAATCTTCCGTACAGAGCTTTATCATCGTTTTCATGTTAGTCAGCTTATGACGCCACCAGCTGCAACGCTTGGTGTCAATGATCCAATGGAAGATGTGATGAAGACTTTTGAACGTACGGGTGCACAATACTTACCTGTTGTGAACATTGAAGGACAGCTGGTTGGCTACATATCACGTGCTCACCTTTATAGTATGTATCGTCAGTTTGTAGCAGATTTTAGTGCTGAGTAG